A single Marinitoga aeolica DNA region contains:
- the rpsP gene encoding 30S ribosomal protein S16 has translation MVKIRLNRMGRRHRPFYRIVVVDSREKRSGKYIESLGFYDPLRENDTFQVNIEKAVEWILKGAQPTETARTILSKAGVMKRVHEIKFEKKA, from the coding sequence ATGGTTAAAATCAGATTAAACAGAATGGGAAGAAGACACAGACCTTTTTACAGGATTGTAGTAGTTGATTCAAGAGAAAAGAGAAGTGGTAAATACATAGAATCATTAGGTTTTTATGATCCACTAAGAGAAAATGATACATTCCAGGTAAATATTGAAAAAGCTGTAGAATGGATCTTAAAAGGCGCTCAACCAACAGAAACTGCAAGAACAATTTTATCCAAAGCTGGAGTTATGAAAAGAGTTCATGAAATAAAATTTGAAAAGAAAGCTTAA